In Glycine max cultivar Williams 82 chromosome 15, Glycine_max_v4.0, whole genome shotgun sequence, the DNA window tagtgtcatgcttctttccattttcaattctttatctcttggacctttgcaatctacagatgtggtgattcatttgacaaatagaagtgttgcttaccccgtaggtttcatagaggatgtgcaggtttgggttggtgaacttatttttcctgttgatttttatgttcttaatatggaagagggattttcccatggttcagttccaattattttaggcagaccatttatgaaaacagcccaaaccaagatagatgtttatgctgacacattgtctatggaatttggtgatattattgttcattttaacattcttgatgccatgaaacatccatttgaggatcattctgtttttcgtgctaagataattgatcagattgttgatgattatatgtttgattttgattctgttcttcatggtaggaaacatccatttttatctgatttgcatacttgtcattccttatgcattgaatttgaatctaagtttgaatttgatcttgtatctgatttttatgttgagaatgaatttgaatttgagtctggttctaattttttgggtgttgtacctcttgatgttgattttttagagtcagaatgcactaaccatgttgcaggaagtgcatatacttctgacttgctttatgaggtacaggctgaggaaccttcttcttctcctttcctggttcctcccactgttcagtCACCACCCACACTaaagttgaagcccttaccagcaaccctcaaatatgcttacttggaggacatggaaaattttccagtgatcatctctgcctcccttgatgctgagcaagaggagaagttgttgctagtgctcaagaagcacaagaaggcCATTgcatggactttagcagacattcctggtattagcccatctacctgcatgcataggatacttttagaggatggagctaagccaatAAGGCAGCCACAACGACAACTCAACCccatcattctagatgtggtgaaaaaggaagtgaccaagctcttacaagctggaatcatctaccccatttctgacagccagtgggtgagtctagtccaagtggttcctaagaagacaggtcTCACAGtgattaagaatgaaagggatgagcttatccccacaggagtgcagaacagttggcaagtctgcattgattataggaggctgaaccaggtaaccagaaaagatcattttcccctgcctttCATTGATCAATGCTTGAGTGCTTGGTAGGTAAGTcccattactgttttcttgatggtttttctagttatttacaaattcatattgctcctgaggatcaagaaaagaccacattcacctgtcctTTTGGCActttttgcctataggaggatgtcatttggcctatgcaacgcccctggtaccttccagcgttgtatgcttagcattctcagtgattttttagagagttgcatagaggtgtttatggatgattttactgtttattgatcttcttttgatgcatgtttggatagtctggatagagttcttagtagatgcattgaaactaaccttgtgctgaattttgaaaaatgtcacttcatggtagaacaaggtatagttttaggacatatcatttccagtaggggcatagaggtagaccctgcaaaaatagttgttatttcacaattgccttacccctcttgcgtgtgagaggttcgttcttttcttggtcatgcatggttttataggcgctttatcaaggattttagcaaagtggcccttccactatccaatctgctgcaaaaggaggtggagtttgattttgatgaccggtgcaaagaggcttttgattgccttaagtgtgcggtgactaccacccctatcattcaggcacctgattggacagccccatttgagctaatgtgtgatgcatccaattacgcattgggggttgtccttgctcaaaagattgataagttgTCTCAGGTGATCTACTACGCCTCCATAACTTTGGATcctgctcaagcaaattacactaccacggAGAatgagctattagcgatagtttttgctcttgaaaaatttcgttcatatttgcttggtactcgtgttattgtttatactgaccatgcagctctgaagtacctattgaagaaggctgaatcaaagcctagattgatcaggtggatgatttggctccaagagtttgatttggagatccgtgattgAAGTGGTGCACAaaacctcgtggctgaccatctgagtaggattgagtgTGTGTCTAAGGAcacacccattcgggatgattttctgaatgaccatttgtacattctgtatagtatttctgattccttccccactccctggtttgctaatattatgaattatttggttgtttctgtttttcctcccttagcatctaatgctcaaaatgataaaattaagagcgatgctaagcattatatttgggatgacccctatttgtggaagttgtgcagtgactaggttattaggagatgcattccagaccatgagattgactcgatcctgcaattctgtcattcttccgtaCCAGGTGGtaatcttggcatacagaggacatctcgcaaggtgcttgactgcggtttctattggcccaccatcttcaaagATGTGTGGAGAATctatagcacttgtgagccttgtcaaaGAGCAGGCAGCTCACCTGcatggagacagcaaatgcctcaacaacccatgttattctgtgaggtgtttgatgtctggggtatagattttatagggcctttccctgtctcttttggttttgtttatattatgcttgctgttgattatgtttcaaaatgggtggaagccaaacccaccagaactaacgatgctaaagttgttgtggattttgttagatctaatctgttttgcaggtttggagttcctagagccatcgttagtgatcaaggcacccatttttgtaatagatccatgtatgccttgctcaaaaagtatggggtcgtgcacaaaatttccacaccttgccaccccaaactaatgggcaggctgagatttcaaatagggagataaaaaggatcttggagaagattgtgcagtcGAATAGAAAAGATTGGAGCACCAAGCTGGATGgtgctctttgggcgcataggactgcctacaaagcacccataggaatgtctcctcattgggttgtctttggcaaggcatgtcatcttcttgtagagatagagcacaaaacCTATTGGGttgtaaagacctgcaacttctccaTTGATCaagctggagaggaaaggaagttgcaactaagtgagctagatgaaaTCTGTTTAGAAGCCTaagagaatttcaaattcttcaaggagaagaccaagaagttccatgatagtttcatagctaagaaggacttcgtggttggacaacaagttttattgtataactctaggctcggactcatgagtggtaagttgaggtcaaagtggattggtccttttgtggtgactaatttttttccttatggtacaatggagatcaaaagtgaatccacagataagggcttcaaggtcaatggacaccggctgaaaccattcctcacaaatccctccttagtggatgtagtggtggaggagacctccttacttcaccctacttctcttccgccatgacttagggagttttctttttttgtctccttctttacttttattgcacttgtccaaatttattgattactttgattgttcttgatcttatgattgtgctacattaaggataatgtgttgtttaagtgtgaggggggggggggagaagattgttctttaattttgttgggtattctagtttaattttgttaggttttctaggttaattttgttattttggttttatgttttgtgtacaacattgcatgttctctttgaattataggttatgtacaggtaatgggtaattgtttttgaaataggagtttcttggcattttgtgaatttaatccttgtttttctctacatgtcaagttagttttgaaagctcgaattgaaagtgatagatttacccttgtgagaatttgagccatcattatctattttattcggtgtgttttgccccattgattgcttgcacaatagccttggctttactcttgttgatacttcttgcttcacatgcatgttgggagatgatttaggcattttgttcttataagcctctagccaaatgagcctaccttgaattaattcctttgatagcccctttgagcctatgtttccctttctttgttttgaagctcattacaagccttaagtgaaaaaccatgatttcactctacccttaaggaattttggagctttggaattattttggaaataagtgtgaaggggggggggggggtatgtttcattggataatatgtttttgttgggcatgcttgatgatgtattttggccatgcttgatgtatatacatatattacctaattgttgctttatttttcaaatgctttcaattgctactgttcacattcaaaaaataaaaataaaaataaaaataaaaataaataaaaaaaatgatgaaattgaataaatgaggtcttggtttgaagacttggttgattttgttttggatttactttttaattttggttttagggtttactacttgttcttacttcccacttattccccattgctcctctatttctttgggttttagctaccatcccatactttcatctaccttgtccttggccccattacaaccttaaaagaccttttgatcctcatgtgcatgtgcttatgatgtggttgtcaattttagagtcttgccaagtctatgtggtgtttgttttcatggatgctctgagagtaaacagtagcctagacacttgagagatagagtgcatatcttgtgaggctttatcacttttcattcttgagctgatttactatcttgccatgtttgagatgcttggatgattttcatgacgacCTTGACTCTTTAACTCTTTAGGTGTTGCatgttacccattcttttcattccttgagattcattgagaaatatgtaattgttgttaTGTCTGTTTgcttctctttaatgtctctggatttgtcccttgctttgttttttgattttgcccaggaatgcaaaaggctaagtgtgaggggatttgatgtgtcatcattttctcatatttcttaaccctttttgtcaccattttaattactgattaaccttaattgtaaaattaattatgcagttttatcatttgggcctattggattaattttgtgttttaatttaattttaggagaattataagtaattggacttgaatccggaattgggcttagacttgaagagagcagacaattttattctaccaaatcttatcttatctagattttatctcatctagatattatttcatctagattttatcttatcatatttagattttatctcatcaagatattatttcatctagatcttatcttatcttatcttatctagattttgtcttatcttatcttatctagattttattttatttatgggcttggacttaaaatagatttgtaaactttggggctgagaactatataacagcaccaaggttctagttttagtctctctctctttcgttttagctttttttgttttggagaataattctagttttctttattttctactacaattttgtttgctattgattaatggaaggctaagtctccagcgttgttttctcttgaggatcaagcacaactctctttgaggttttattattactattgcattatgctcagtttttcctcttcaccaattactctgtatttgttgatATTAATCCATgtatgcttagtgcttgattaattgtctctgcgcttaagtTACGTTCATgtttaatgatcagtttcgttcatgattaattggtgtatgtgttgcttaatcacataatgaatgccttctgttaaatttcgcttagtaatttaatttagggttggattaagtggttgaactgataaaggataaatcctcgtaacctaggataagagacttgcttgtgaatcaagggcaaacaacgtgttttaattctgatattttctaattcaaatttacttgctgtttaattaaaaaaaacaaacacccccccccattcgttactattttattacaatctgttatgaatgtttgattgaccattgctcgttgggagacgacctaggatcacttcctagatactgcatttttaatgtttatctgatttgggtacggcctcaatcacttatgctcaattatcttgaataacacaattcaagagagcttcagacttattttgattcacaaatccagccacaactcagcaccataactcaacttcatcataggcatcatgtaggaaacttagaaaacaaaaaaaaaaaaagagttcaacaacaagactacttctaagaattgatttagaacatgttatgaactaaataacatgcataaattagactcaaaattcaaaagataggctaagaatgacaagaatacatgaaaaaaatgtatctagaattcaatcaacaaaataaaaattcaacacaaacttagaacataatgtgacaattactatgactaaacatgactctaaggcaacatggattaagtgatttacacttagatttttgtgtttttttttctaatcaatattttggaagaaaatttagatctaaagcttcagcacaagaatattatgaatgaaaaatgatagaacctaaaatcaacacaaaaacatgattcaagagtagatctataaaattagaaccatagaaatgcaagaacaagtgtagatctaagatttaatcagtttattttttttgaatctactctaaacagcaccaaaccacaagacaatgtagcgtatacatggagaataagatgaagaacaaggaattaaagagaattcaccgaacaaaaagatagaggaaacaaaagaacatcacctagatgaagatgctcttgataccacatgatgtaagctccattggagcttgtaggcctaggatcttcttcatcaatggattcctttgcttcttggaagatgaatggtagtgcaatagagaaggaagagagacaggagatgccacttcaaggagaagatgagtctagaagaagctcaccaccataggaggccatggataagagcttggaggaagaaggagatgaatgaagggagaggaagagaagagcacgaaattttgtgctctaaaaaagctttgaaatctgaagtttaattttcaaatcatcaaagttgaaaaaaatgcgcacacatgacctctatttatagcctaagtgtcacacaaaattggaaggaaatttgaatttctatttaaatttcacttgaatttgaaattgaatttgtggagccaaattttggagccaaaatttcactaattatgattagtgaatttttgctatggttcagcccactaatccaagatcaagtccaagattctccactaagtgtgcttaggtgtcatgaggcatgtaaagcatgaaagacatgcacaaaatgtgactatatgatgtggcaatagggtgtagcaagcaaatgctcaccccccctctaaaatttaattggattgggcttctcccaatttaattaaatttatttccaaccacacacatcaaatattcacttaatgcatgtgaaattataaaactacccataatacaaaaactagtctaggtgccctaaaatacaagggctgaaaaatcctacatttctagggtaccttacttatattatggagccctaaatacaaggcccaaaaataatgaaaccttaatctaatatgtacaaagataagtgggctcatacttagcccatgagcccaaaatctactctaaggctcatgagaaccttaaggccttttcttgcatctctagcccaattttcttggagtgttctatccaatgctcttgtggggtaggattgcatcacattatgacttggagctatatcagatggatgtgaaaattgtctttcttaatggagatttagaggaaaatatttatatagacCAACCAATGAGGTTCTCAATTGAAGGAaaggaacacatggtgtgcaaattaaagaaatcaatatacagtcttaagccagcttcccgccaatggtatttaaagtttaatgataccattgtttcctttggatttaaggaaaatattgtTGATCGATGTATATATCTacaggtcagtgggagtaaggttatttttctaatcctatatgttgatgatatattgCTTGCGACtaatgatcttggtcttcttcatgagactaagaagtttctttctagtaactttaaaataaaggaTATAGGTGAGgcaagctatgtgatagggatagaaatattctgaaatagatcacaaggattgttaggcttgTTTCAAAaagcatatatcaataaattactAGAGAGATTTAGGATGGAAAAGTGCTCAGCATCACCCGTTCCAATTtagaaaggagacaaatttagtctcgcaCAATGTCCCAGAAATGATCTGGAATGAAACAGATGGAAGCAAATACATATGCAAATCACGTCTCATAAAAATACCTCTAAATCGTTCAAGAGCCCATACAACATTGTCTATACGTTCTCCCTTCAAATAGGCAAATGCAGCTGAAAATGTCATCCCAGTAGATGTAACACCAACAATGTCAAGTAAAGGTAGTTTGtatatgtttgttttgtatGCACTATCTATGAGGAATGCCAAACGACATGCATTGCTTAATTTTACTGCATCCGGATGTGTCCAAAATATATCACGTACAACATCTTCAGCCTTCAGTCTATGCTAATGAATATACTAATCACGTTCAAGTAGCTTCATTAATTGTTGCATTTCACTATTATTGCCTCTTATATAAGAATGATATGCATATCTTACATTGTAGACTTGCTTCATTGTTGTACAATTGTTGGCATTATGCTCCTTCAAAGTGAGAAGAATATTCTTTGGTTTGATCATTGACTTTATcatatcaccaataataatCTTCTCATCCTCAATTAGTCGAccaacatatggatgtccaGTAAATGACTTAG includes these proteins:
- the LOC102663153 gene encoding uncharacterized protein — translated: MVTVSRKCGCPLKLGAKPVLGGEGWMVNLICGTHNHALAKSFTGHPYVGRLIEDEKIIIGDMIKSMIKPKNILLTLKEHNANNCTTMKQVYNHRLKAEDVVRDIFWTHPDAVKLSNACRLAFLIDSAYKTNIYKLPLLDIVGVTSTGMTFSAAFAYLKGERIDNVVWALERFRGIFMRRDLHMYLLPSVSFQIISGTLCETKFVSFLNWNG